In a single window of the Pseudopipra pipra isolate bDixPip1 chromosome Z, bDixPip1.hap1, whole genome shotgun sequence genome:
- the LOC135406935 gene encoding molybdopterin synthase catalytic subunit gives MDETEDVPKDFIKLKSAKLSVDEVSELVVSPYCGAVSLFIGTTRNNFEGKKVIHLEYEAYTSMAETEIKKICRDVRQKWPSVKHIAVHHRLGVVPITEASVIIAVSSPHRAESLEAVMYCINTLKASVPIWKKEIYEDEYSWKENKECFWANSEK, from the exons ATGGATGAAACTGAAGATGTGCCAAAAGATTTTATCAAGCTCAAGTCTGCAAAGCTCTCTGTAGATGAAGTGTCAGAGCTGGTCGTTTCACCATACTGTGGGGCAGTGTCTCTGTTCATTG GCACtacaagaaataattttgaagggaaaaaagtgattCACTTAGAATATGAAGCATATACTTCAATGGCAGagactgaaataaagaaaatctgcAGAGATGTAAGACAGAAATGGCCTTCAGTCAAACATATTGCAGTGCACCACAGACTTGG TGTGGTTCCAATAACTGAAGCAAGTGTAATTATTGCAGTCTCCTCTCCACACAGAGCAGAATCCCTTGAAGCTGTAATGTACTGCATCAATACCCTAAAAGCATCCGTACCAATATGGAAAAAG GAGATTTATGAGGATGAATAttcttggaaagaaaacaaggaatgcTTTTgggcaaattcagaaaaataa